A window of the Dictyostelium discoideum AX4 chromosome 4 chromosome, whole genome shotgun sequence genome harbors these coding sequences:
- the enoA gene encoding 2-phospho-D-glycerate hydrolase, whose amino-acid sequence MSVIKSIKAREILNSRGNPTVEVDLYTEKDGVVSSFRAAVPSGASTGIYEAVELRDGDKSRYLGKGVLKAIKNILEVIQPAVIGKSVSDQAAIDKLMIDLDGTPNKGKLGANAILAVSLAVCRAGAADRNLPLYKYISEIAGTKMRLPVPAFNVINGGSHAGNKLAMQEFMILPVGAKDFNEAYRMGSEVYHNLKNVISGRYGQDAINVGDEGGFAPPIQSNKEGLELLKLAIEKAGYTGLVKIGMDCAASEFKVENGYDLDFKTKNNDGSAVISGEKLGDLYREFIKEYPIISIEDPFDQDDWESYTKLTASVDIQIVGDDLLVTNPERIKTGIEKKACNALLLKVNQIGSVTESIRAALDSKNASWGVMVSHRSGETEDTFIADLVVGLGTGQIKTGAPCRSERLAKYNQLVRINEELGENHNYAGLTFRKF is encoded by the exons atgagcgtcatcaaatcaattaaagccagagaaattttaaattcacgtGGTAACCCAACTGTTGAAGTTGACCTTTACACCGAAAAAG ATGGTGTTGTTTCATCATTCAGAGCTGCAGTTCCATCAGGTGCATCAACTGGTATTTATGAAGCTGTTGAATTAAGAGATGGTGATAAATCAAGATACTTAGGTAAAGGTGTACTCAAAGCAATCAAAAACATTCTCGAAGTCATTCAACCAGCCGTCATTGGTAAATCAGTTTCCGATCAAGCTGCTATCGATAAATTAATGATCGATCTCGATGGTACCCCAAATAAAGGTAAATTAGGTGCCAACGCTATCCTTGCAGTCAGTTTAGCTGTTTGCAGAGCTGGTGCTGCTGATAGAAATTTACCACTTTACAA atATATCTCAGAAATTGCAGGTACTAAAATGAGATTACCAGTTCCAGCATTCAATGTTATCAATGGTGGTTCACATGCAGGTAATAAATTAGCTATGCAAGAATTTATGATTTTACCAGTTGGTGCTAAAGATTTCAATGAAGCCTATCGTATGGGTTCAGAAGTTTATCATAACTTAAAGAATGTCATCAGTGGTAGATACGGTCAAGATGCTATCAATGTTGGTGATGAAGGTGGTTTCGCTCCACCAATTCAAAGCAACAAAGAAGGTCTTGAACTCTTAAAACTTGCCATTGAAAAAGCTGGTTACACAGGTTTAGTTAAAATTGGTATGGATTGTGCTGCCTCTGAATTCAAAGTTGAAAATGGTTACGATCTTGACTTCAAAACTAAAAACAATGACGGTTCAGCTGTTATCTCTGGTGAAAAATTAGGTGATCTCTACAGAGAATTCATTAAAGAATATCCAATCATTTCAATTGAAGATCCATTTGAtcaa gaTGATTGGGAATCATACACTAAATTAACAGCATCAGTTGATATTCAaattgttggtgatgatttaCTTGTTACCAACCCAGAAAGAATTAAGACTGGTATTGAAAAGAAAGCATGTAATGctcttttattaaaagttaaCCAAATTGGTTCAGTCACTGAATCAATTCGTGCCGCTCTTGACTCAAAGAATGCATCATGGGGTGTCATGGTTAGCCATCGTTCAGGTGAAACTGAAGATACCTTCATTGCTGATTTAGTTGTTGGTTTAGGTACTGGTCAAATTAAAACTGGTGCTCCATGTAGATCAGAAAGATTAGCCAAATACAATCAACTTGTTAGAATTAACGAAGAGTTAGGTGAAAACCATAACTATGCTGGTTTAACTTTCcgtaaattttaa